In a genomic window of Moritella sp. F3:
- a CDS encoding YihD family protein: MKYHRLNEIIELLQPEWQKEPDTNLLQLLSTLADEMKFEGELADLSDDALIYHLKMRNSAKDEMIPGLAKDHEDDFKTALLKARGFVP; this comes from the coding sequence ATGAAATACCACCGCTTAAATGAAATCATCGAACTATTACAACCAGAATGGCAGAAAGAACCTGATACTAATCTGCTGCAGTTACTTAGCACCTTGGCTGATGAGATGAAATTTGAAGGCGAGTTAGCTGATTTGAGTGATGATGCGCTTATCTATCATTTGAAAATGCGTAACAGTGCGAAAGACGAAATGATCCCTGGTTTAGCCAAAGATCACGAAGATGACTTTAAAACAGCACTGCTTAAAGCCCGTGGTTTTGTGCCGTAA
- a CDS encoding ABC transporter substrate-binding protein, with translation MTSPLLSVSAAVLLLTSTLGFSQKINAADILTATPVTYMLATELTKGTDITTQYLPPKRYGISRLPNWFSSKGATLTEKAAIDAQVAITLGAVWPQDPLFVHARKGNIRMIEVDASQAISPRAQGVAALRLDDGTISAYTWLNPTNLTRMTAIVSQDLQQIWPQQAATITSNQQALMMSVRHLINQQQAMLLDNEIDSVVLLSTELEDFASGNQLFVVERLTKPELEWTAEDKQELVALLTEDDSLWILTSKRASKQLKALVPNPTRILTIDSIDRWGRGIKADKPLQRWQLAL, from the coding sequence ATGACTTCTCCATTATTAAGTGTTAGCGCGGCAGTATTATTACTGACATCAACATTGGGCTTTAGCCAAAAGATAAATGCTGCAGACATTCTTACCGCGACGCCGGTGACTTATATGTTAGCGACGGAGTTAACTAAAGGCACGGATATTACGACTCAGTATTTACCGCCAAAACGTTACGGCATATCGCGTTTACCGAACTGGTTTAGTTCGAAAGGCGCAACGTTAACAGAAAAAGCGGCGATTGATGCGCAAGTCGCAATTACCCTAGGTGCCGTTTGGCCACAAGACCCGTTATTTGTGCATGCGCGTAAAGGCAACATTCGTATGATTGAAGTGGATGCATCTCAAGCCATTTCACCACGTGCACAAGGCGTTGCTGCGCTGCGTTTAGACGACGGGACTATCTCAGCTTACACTTGGTTAAACCCGACAAACTTAACCCGTATGACGGCGATTGTGAGTCAAGACTTACAACAAATATGGCCACAGCAAGCGGCGACAATTACCAGTAATCAACAAGCTTTGATGATGTCAGTACGTCATTTGATTAACCAACAACAAGCGATGTTGTTAGACAATGAAATTGACTCTGTGGTGTTGCTATCAACAGAGCTAGAAGACTTTGCCTCAGGTAATCAGTTGTTTGTGGTTGAGCGCTTAACCAAACCTGAATTGGAATGGACGGCAGAAGACAAACAGGAACTGGTAGCGCTATTAACTGAAGACGATAGCTTATGGATCTTGACCTCGAAAAGAGCCAGTAAACAGCTTAAAGCATTAGTACCGAATCCGACTCGTATCTTAACGATTGATAGTATCGATCGCTGGGGTCGTGGTATTAAAGCGGATAAGCCATTACAACGCTGGCAGTTAGCGCTTTAA